GTGGCGACCCCGGTCGTCGGCGCCCCGGTCTGCAAGTCCGGTGCGCGCACCGGCTTCAGCTGCGGTGTGGTCAACGCCGTCGACCAGACCGTGCAGGTCGGCGACCGGGAACTCACCCAGAGCTTCTCGGCCAACATCTGCGCGCTGCCCGGCGACAGCGGTGGTCCGATCGTGACCGGCCGCCTGGCGCTCGGCATCTCCAGCGCGTCGTCGGTGGCGGACTACCCGATCTGCGAGATCCCGAATCTCATCGGGGCCCTCACCGGTAACGTGCCGCAGCTGTTCGCGCAGCCGGTGCACGTGGTGCTCTCCGACAACCCGGGGCTGCGCGTGCGCACCAACTGACAGCAGGAACCACGAAAGGCCGGCAGCGTCGAGCTGTCGGCCTTTCGCCGTCTCAGGGGCTTTCCACTGCCCTTACGCGGCCCCCCGCGCCGGAAACCACGCATGGGGTACGGCGGCGGTCCGGCATCCTGGACCGCATGTGTTTGGTGTTGATCGGCTGGCGCGCGCACCCGGAATACCGGTTGATCGTGGCCGCCAACCGAGACGAGTTCTACGCTCGGCCGACCGAGTCCATGCGCTGGTGGCCCGAGGCGCCCGGCCTGCTCGCCGGACGCGACACCGGAGCCCCGGGCCGGGCCCACGGTGAGCCTCCCGGGACCTGGCTGGGGCTCAGCGCCCAGCCCCACGGCGACAATCGCTTCGCCGCCGTCACGAACGTGCGCAATCCCGCCGATCTACGCCTCGACGCCCGTTCCCGGGGCGCGCTGCTGATGGACTTCCTGCGCGGCGCCTCCGACCGCGGTGCGGCGGGCGAATTCCCCGGGCCGGAGAAGTACGTCCTCGACGTCGCCGCCGCTCCGGACGACTACAACGGCTACAACCTGGTGGTCTCCGACCTGCGCACGCTGTGGTGGCATTCCAATCGCAGCGCCGCCGAACCGCGCGAACTCGCTCCGGGCTTCCACGGGCTCTCCAACGGCACGTTCGTCGCCTCCGCGGGTCCGAACCCGGTCGAACCGGATCTGACGGCGTCACAGCCCGTCTGGCCCAAGATACGGGCGGGCGTGACCGAGTTGCGCGATGTGGTGCACACCGAGCCCGGCGCGGTGGACCGTTACTTCGAGGTGCTGGCCGACCGCACCGAGGCCCC
Above is a genomic segment from Nocardia sputorum containing:
- a CDS encoding NRDE family protein gives rise to the protein MCLVLIGWRAHPEYRLIVAANRDEFYARPTESMRWWPEAPGLLAGRDTGAPGRAHGEPPGTWLGLSAQPHGDNRFAAVTNVRNPADLRLDARSRGALLMDFLRGASDRGAAGEFPGPEKYVLDVAAAPDDYNGYNLVVSDLRTLWWHSNRSAAEPRELAPGFHGLSNGTFVASAGPNPVEPDLTASQPVWPKIRAGVTELRDVVHTEPGAVDRYFEVLADRTEAPDDLLPRTGVPHEMERALSARFIAHTVHGTRASTVLVVREDGTFDMVERSFGRLGEELGEVVVRGLLDLAG